TCGCAGGCCCCTTGGGGGCCGGCAAGACCAGCCTGATCAAGCACCTGCTGGCGCAACGCCCGGCCGGCGAGCGTTGGGCGGTGCTGATCAATGAGTTCGGCCAGATCGGTCTCGACGCTGCGTTATTGACCCGCGATGGCGATGGTATCGCACTGGGTGAAGTGGCCGGGGGCTGTTTGTGTTGCGTCAATGGCGCGCCGTTTCAAATCGGCCTCGGTCGGCTGCTGCGTAAGGCGCGACCGGACCGGCTGTTCATCGAGCCGTCGGGGCTGGGGCATCCGGCGCAATTGCTCAGGCAACTGAATGAAAAACCGTGGCAAGGTGTACTAAACGTACTACCAAGTGTACTGGTTTTGGACGCTGAGGCGCTCGCGACGGGCAAAACGCTGCCGCAAGCGCAGCAGGAGGCATTGGGTAGCGCTGGATTGCTATTGATGAACAAATCGGAAAACCTGGGTGAAGCAGATCGTCAGCGTCTTATTGCTCAGTTTCCAGGGCGGCCAATGTACTGGACGCAGCAGGCGGTAATGCCATTGAGCCAGTTGCCTGGCCTGTCAGTGCAGGCCGTAGCTGCTGTGGATAAAGCTGTATTGCCCAAAGGGGGGGAGCAACTGACAGCAATTTGGACTGACCCGGCATTACCGATTTGTCTGAGTCAGGAGCAGGAGGGCGGTTGGAGCATCGGCTGGCGCTGGCATCCGAGCCAGATCTTCGATACGGCGCTGGTGGATCAATGGCTCGCCAGCTTGGCCTGGCAGCGGGCAAAGCTGGTTATCCACAGTGCCGTGGGATGGGTATCAATGAATGCAGTGGATAACTCGGTACTGCAATGGCAGGCGAGCGAGTGGCGCAAGGATTCGCGGATGGAACTGATATTCAGTGAGCCGCAGAAGATTGAAGTACTGCAAAGAGGTCTGGATAGCTGTCGCGTGGGGTAGAAATCAAAAGATCGCAGCCTGCGGCAGCCCCTACAGTAGGCTGCGATCTTTCAATTCATGGGCGCCATTTACTGTGTTCCTGCCGCCAATGGCTCAGCTCGACCACATTGCTCCCGGGCTTGACCACATCGGCCACGGGTGGTGTTTCGTCGAAGGGCATCGGGTAGGGCGCCAGTTCAATCTGCGCACTGTGGGCGCCGAACTGGGTGATGGTGCCGTTATGACGGCTTTCACCGGTCACGGTGAATTCGAAGTTATACACACGAGCCAGGCGCCGCTTGCCGCGTCCGTCCTTGATGAAGGCGATTTTTTTCAGCGCCACGTTGCCATCCAGCAACTCGACCCCGAGGTTGCTGCAATGCTGCTTGACCCGCTCCAGTGCGCGCTCGCGCAAACCGTGGTTGTGCCACAGCCAGGCGCCGGCGGTGGCGAACAGCATCAGCACGAAAATATTTCCAAGGGTCAGCATCAACAGGGTGCTCCAACGAGAGAGTGTCAGCTT
This genomic interval from Pseudomonas putida contains the following:
- a CDS encoding DUF3301 domain-containing protein; its protein translation is MLTLGNIFVLMLFATAGAWLWHNHGLRERALERVKQHCSNLGVELLDGNVALKKIAFIKDGRGKRRLARVYNFEFTVTGESRHNGTITQFGAHSAQIELAPYPMPFDETPPVADVVKPGSNVVELSHWRQEHSKWRP
- a CDS encoding CobW family GTP-binding protein; translation: MLQNIPTHVIAGPLGAGKTSLIKHLLAQRPAGERWAVLINEFGQIGLDAALLTRDGDGIALGEVAGGCLCCVNGAPFQIGLGRLLRKARPDRLFIEPSGLGHPAQLLRQLNEKPWQGVLNVLPSVLVLDAEALATGKTLPQAQQEALGSAGLLLMNKSENLGEADRQRLIAQFPGRPMYWTQQAVMPLSQLPGLSVQAVAAVDKAVLPKGGEQLTAIWTDPALPICLSQEQEGGWSIGWRWHPSQIFDTALVDQWLASLAWQRAKLVIHSAVGWVSMNAVDNSVLQWQASEWRKDSRMELIFSEPQKIEVLQRGLDSCRVG